Below is a window of Flavobacterium sp. N2820 DNA.
GCAAGAAATTTTCAAAGAGTTTGGACACGAAGTTCCTGTTGTAGTAATAGCTAAAGAGGATTTAGAAGCCTGTTTAAAAAATAATCAGTTTTTAAAAGAAAAAGACTGTGATACTAAGAAATTGTATGTAGCTTTTCTTTCTAAAGAAATGCAAGGAAGCGCTATTAATGATTTAAAAATAAGTCAGTTTAAACCAGATGAAGCTGCAATAGATAAAAGCAGAATTTACATCAAATATGCTGTTGGCGCTGGAAAAACTAGATTGGATCAAAAATATATTGAGAAAAAATTAAATGTAGTGGCTACTGTAAGAAATTGGAATACAGTAACCACTTTATTAAATATGTTTCAAGAATTGAAGTAATTATTCAATTACGAAAGAGCTTGCATTAACGATACCAGTAGTTCCATTTGCATTTTGCAACCAATTGAATTGCATTGTTTCTGAACCACTATTTTCATAATACCAAAATTCTATTTTGTGTCTTCCTTTTGCTAAATAAATTGTACTGCCATTAAAAGAAGCAGGCCCTTGATCAATCCATCTATTCAAAACAGGTATCCCATCGATTACCACTCTTGAACCATCATCTGAGGTTGATTGAAGTTGAAAATTTCCTGCAGTTTCAACTACAAGCGTACCCGTAAATAGAATGGTGTAATTGTCTCCTGTACGAATAGAACTTCTACAAGCATCATTAAGTAAGCCTGTCCAAAGTCCTGAATTAACAATGGTTAAATTAAAGTTTGATTTGTCAATATTAGGAGAAGCTCCATTTCCTGAAAAAGCGTAAAATTGAAGCCCTCTATTTTCATCTGCTTTTCCAATTCCTTGCCATTTTGCACCATCCCAATAATAATAACCGGCAGTTATTCCATTTGTACCATTATGAAATACCATTGTACTTACGGCTAATGCACCTCCTTTTGGGTTTATTACTGGCGCTTGGATGGTTAGTGAAGTTAAATCAACTCTTGGAATTAAAATACCTTGAGTGGTAGAAGTAACATCAAGTTGTGCACTCGGTGAAGTTGTTCCTATTCCCACTTGAGCCAATGAAAAATAGTAAATAAAAGTAAATAAAATAGTTAGAGAGTATTTTTTCATTTTTTAAATTTTTTGCAAAGGTATGAAATCACATTTCTTAATTTATAATAAATTATAAATATTTTTTTTTAAATTATTAGTACAATTGATGGACTTTATTTATATTTTTGTAATGTTAAGGTTGATTTCTCACCAACAAGTAGGAATTGCGATGTAACAATCAATAAAAAAAACATTTATGTCAGTTTTAGAAAAAATGAATTCGGCTGAAGCAATTGCATTAGA
It encodes the following:
- a CDS encoding DUF1697 domain-containing protein, whose amino-acid sequence is MKTHLALLRGINVSGHNMIKMDALKTVLENAGFQNVQTYIQSGNVFIDADEENSASVGFKIKQEIFKEFGHEVPVVVIAKEDLEACLKNNQFLKEKDCDTKKLYVAFLSKEMQGSAINDLKISQFKPDEAAIDKSRIYIKYAVGAGKTRLDQKYIEKKLNVVATVRNWNTVTTLLNMFQELK
- a CDS encoding PA14 domain-containing protein codes for the protein MKKYSLTILFTFIYYFSLAQVGIGTTSPSAQLDVTSTTQGILIPRVDLTSLTIQAPVINPKGGALAVSTMVFHNGTNGITAGYYYWDGAKWQGIGKADENRGLQFYAFSGNGASPNIDKSNFNLTIVNSGLWTGLLNDACRSSIRTGDNYTILFTGTLVVETAGNFQLQSTSDDGSRVVIDGIPVLNRWIDQGPASFNGSTIYLAKGRHKIEFWYYENSGSETMQFNWLQNANGTTGIVNASSFVIE